A DNA window from Thermosynechococcaceae cyanobacterium Okahandja contains the following coding sequences:
- the pdhA gene encoding pyruvate dehydrogenase (acetyl-transferring) E1 component subunit alpha: protein MVQERSLPSLSVPQTTITREQGLTLYEDMVLGRTFEDKCAEMYYRGRMFGFVHLYNGQEAVSTGVIKAMRPDDYVCSTYRDHVHALSAGVPARQVMAELFGKATGCSKGRGGSMHLFSAEHRLLGGFAFVAEGIPVATGAAFQSMYRRQVMGDAGADQVTACFFGDGASNNGQFFECLNMAALWKLPILFVVENNKWAIGMAHDRASSETEIYQKAKVFGMVGEEVDGMDVLAVRTVAEAAIARARAGEGPTLIEALTYRFRGHSLADPDELRSKEEKEFWLKRDPIKKLGAYLVEQELATAEDLQAIEKKVQAVVEDAVEFAENSPEPQPEELYDYIFADD, encoded by the coding sequence ATGGTTCAAGAGCGTAGTCTCCCCTCGTTATCGGTTCCCCAAACCACCATTACCCGTGAACAGGGGCTAACCCTTTACGAAGATATGGTGCTGGGGCGCACCTTTGAAGACAAGTGTGCGGAGATGTACTACCGAGGGCGGATGTTTGGCTTTGTCCATCTCTACAACGGCCAGGAGGCGGTGTCCACGGGCGTGATTAAGGCCATGCGTCCCGATGATTATGTCTGTAGTACCTACCGCGATCATGTCCATGCCCTCAGTGCTGGGGTGCCCGCGCGGCAGGTCATGGCGGAGTTGTTTGGCAAGGCAACCGGTTGCAGTAAGGGGCGGGGCGGCTCGATGCACCTGTTTTCGGCAGAGCATCGCCTGTTAGGGGGGTTTGCCTTTGTGGCGGAGGGCATTCCGGTGGCTACGGGAGCTGCGTTTCAGTCCATGTACCGCCGTCAAGTGATGGGGGATGCCGGTGCCGATCAAGTGACGGCCTGCTTCTTTGGCGATGGGGCTAGCAATAATGGCCAGTTTTTTGAATGTTTGAATATGGCCGCCCTCTGGAAACTGCCGATTCTATTTGTGGTCGAAAACAATAAGTGGGCGATCGGGATGGCCCACGATCGCGCCAGCTCGGAAACAGAAATTTACCAAAAGGCCAAGGTCTTTGGCATGGTGGGCGAAGAGGTGGATGGCATGGATGTGCTGGCGGTACGCACCGTGGCAGAAGCAGCGATCGCCCGGGCGCGGGCTGGGGAAGGCCCCACCCTAATTGAGGCCCTAACCTATCGCTTTCGGGGGCATTCCTTGGCTGACCCAGATGAATTGCGCTCCAAAGAGGAAAAAGAATTTTGGTTGAAACGGGATCCCATTAAAAAGCTCGGCGCGTACCTAGTGGAGCAGGAGCTAGCCACTGCCGAGGACTTACAAGCCATTGAAAAGAAGGTACAGGCAGTGGTGGAGGATGCGGTGGAATTTGCCGAAAATAGTCCTGAGCCGCAGCCTGAGGAATTGTACGATTACATTTTTGCCGATGATTAG
- a CDS encoding DUF2339 domain-containing protein, giving the protein MSEIDDLRHRVAVLEATVEALQRSLRILQEAVLREEVLPAVPPAATGQPTAPTPEAATAPPIRPVSASPPSHRKTDWLQNWELWLNRLGIGLLLLGIAFFFKYAIDFGWLTGGVLVVMGLLMATGLIALGWRLQQRAIFSQFLQGGGLATYYITGFAAYQLLDLISIAMAFPLMVAVTIGAFFLALRQNRAIFSVIGTLGGLATPFLLYDESGNPLALAAYTFVIVAGSWGIYAYKGWRSLLWSSFWLGWLVLGIAAAAFDDPDLAPWLLQVILGLTWLGFTVLPPWYQWRDRETVTAPHGQALALFNPLLGLGLSAVVWNWSATTFGGLSILFGALYLATSLLWRRIPPSWRWVYSLTGLLLILAGIVYRYHSNPLILAPLAIEGLILHYLAQHYRSTPVRTIAHLWWGILTLVMVARFLSLSAGTPPLLNREFVTDLTVMAAGLSSTYFLAPTTRPVYWVFGYALTLAWIQHELASLGTGAATLVWGLFGVGLLVYGLRRDVAGVRVVALITLIITIIRLFVIDLIQLAPVWRVLLFMGFGLIFLILSYFFRALWRQPPTESSRINGETEPVEPENKS; this is encoded by the coding sequence ATGTCTGAGATTGATGATCTGCGGCATCGTGTCGCAGTGCTCGAAGCAACGGTTGAGGCACTCCAGCGATCGCTGCGAATTTTGCAAGAAGCGGTCTTGCGGGAGGAGGTGCTCCCCGCTGTACCACCGGCAGCAACAGGTCAACCCACGGCTCCTACTCCGGAGGCAGCAACCGCACCCCCCATCCGTCCGGTCAGTGCTAGCCCTCCCAGTCATCGTAAAACCGACTGGTTGCAGAACTGGGAATTGTGGCTCAACCGCCTTGGGATTGGGCTTCTGCTGCTGGGCATTGCCTTCTTCTTTAAGTACGCGATTGATTTTGGTTGGCTCACCGGTGGCGTACTGGTGGTCATGGGGCTATTGATGGCCACAGGGCTGATTGCTTTGGGGTGGCGGCTACAGCAGCGGGCAATTTTTAGTCAATTTTTGCAAGGGGGCGGGCTGGCCACCTACTACATTACAGGCTTTGCCGCTTACCAATTGCTCGATCTCATCTCGATCGCCATGGCGTTTCCTTTGATGGTGGCGGTCACCATTGGTGCCTTCTTCCTTGCCCTGCGTCAAAATCGTGCCATCTTTTCGGTCATTGGTACCCTTGGCGGCTTGGCCACGCCTTTTTTGCTCTACGACGAGTCCGGCAACCCCCTTGCCTTGGCAGCCTATACCTTTGTGATTGTGGCGGGCAGTTGGGGGATCTACGCCTATAAAGGGTGGCGATCGCTCCTGTGGTCAAGCTTTTGGCTCGGTTGGCTGGTGTTGGGCATTGCCGCCGCTGCCTTCGATGACCCTGATCTGGCCCCATGGCTGTTGCAGGTCATTTTGGGGTTGACGTGGCTCGGTTTTACCGTTCTGCCGCCGTGGTATCAGTGGCGCGATCGCGAGACGGTTACCGCGCCCCATGGCCAAGCCTTGGCGCTGTTTAATCCCCTTTTGGGACTGGGGCTGTCAGCGGTGGTGTGGAACTGGTCTGCCACCACCTTTGGCGGCCTCTCTATTCTCTTTGGGGCACTCTATTTAGCCACCAGCCTACTGTGGCGGCGCATTCCCCCTTCGTGGCGGTGGGTCTATAGCCTGACGGGGTTACTGCTGATCTTAGCGGGCATTGTCTATCGCTACCACAGCAATCCCTTGATTTTGGCACCCCTTGCCATTGAAGGCTTAATTTTGCACTACCTTGCCCAGCACTACCGCTCCACGCCTGTGCGAACCATTGCCCATCTCTGGTGGGGCATCCTCACCCTAGTGATGGTGGCTCGCTTTTTAAGCCTGTCCGCAGGTACACCGCCCCTGTTGAATCGCGAATTTGTCACTGACCTCACGGTAATGGCTGCCGGGTTGAGCAGTACGTACTTTTTAGCGCCCACCACGCGACCCGTCTATTGGGTGTTTGGCTATGCCCTCACCTTGGCGTGGATCCAACACGAACTGGCTAGCTTGGGGACAGGTGCTGCCACTCTAGTTTGGGGCTTGTTTGGTGTCGGCTTGCTGGTCTATGGGTTACGGCGGGATGTGGCGGGGGTACGGGTGGTGGCTCTGATCACACTGATCATCACGATCATCCGCCTCTTTGTTATTGACCTCATTCAGCTTGCCCCGGTTTGGCGAGTGCTATTGTTTATGGGGTTTGGCCTCATTTTTTTAATCCTCAGCTATTTTTTCCGCGCCCTGTGGCGACAGCCCCCCACAGAATCCTCTAGGATCAATGGAGAAACTGAACCTGTTGAACCTGAAAACAAGTCATGA
- the pdxH gene encoding pyridoxamine 5'-phosphate oxidase produces MTRIADLRREYRRQRLLESDVAANPLHQFQVWFTEAVNAELAEPNAMTLATIGLDGMPAARVVLLKELDERGFVFFTNYRSRKGQELAQTPKAALVFWWAELERQVRIEGTVERISAAESDHYFATRPLGSRWGAWASHQSDVLESYADLEATLAEIEARYGEAVPRPEHWGGYRVLPTLIEFWQGRPNRLHDRLCYRREGEGWQMVRLYP; encoded by the coding sequence ATGACCCGCATTGCTGATCTACGCCGTGAGTACCGCCGCCAACGCCTCCTCGAAAGCGACGTGGCGGCCAACCCCCTACACCAGTTTCAAGTGTGGTTTACCGAGGCAGTCAATGCCGAGTTGGCAGAACCTAATGCTATGACCTTGGCGACGATTGGCTTAGATGGGATGCCCGCGGCTCGCGTGGTATTGCTCAAGGAACTGGATGAACGGGGTTTTGTTTTTTTTACCAATTACCGTAGCCGCAAGGGCCAAGAATTAGCCCAAACCCCCAAGGCCGCCTTGGTGTTTTGGTGGGCAGAGCTGGAGCGGCAGGTGCGCATTGAGGGTACCGTTGAGCGCATTAGTGCAGCGGAGTCGGATCACTACTTTGCGACCCGTCCCTTGGGCAGCCGCTGGGGCGCGTGGGCCTCGCACCAAAGTGACGTGCTCGAGTCCTACGCTGACCTAGAGGCAACACTCGCCGAAATTGAAGCGCGCTATGGAGAAGCAGTGCCACGACCCGAGCATTGGGGCGGCTACCGGGTGCTGCCGACCCTGATAGAGTTTTGGCAGGGGCGACCCAACCGCCTCCACGATCGCCTGTGCTATCGGCGTGAGGGGGAAGGCTGGCAGATGGTGCGCCTCTATCCCTAG
- a CDS encoding urease subunit beta, translating to MTVIPGELIPAEGTLELNGGRPTVTLTVANTGDRPIQVGSHYHFYEVNAALQFDREQAKGMRLDIPAGTAIRFEPGDERTVQLVAYAGQRHIYGFRGLINAALDPES from the coding sequence GTGACAGTGATTCCCGGTGAACTCATTCCGGCTGAGGGTACCCTTGAACTCAATGGGGGTCGCCCTACGGTGACGTTGACGGTGGCCAACACGGGCGATCGCCCCATTCAGGTCGGCTCCCACTATCACTTTTACGAAGTGAATGCGGCACTGCAATTTGACCGCGAACAGGCCAAGGGAATGCGCCTTGATATTCCGGCAGGCACCGCCATCCGCTTTGAACCGGGAGATGAACGCACGGTGCAACTGGTGGCCTACGCAGGTCAGCGCCATATCTACGGCTTTCGGGGGTTAATCAACGCTGCCCTTGACCCCGAATCCTAG